One segment of Paenibacillus antri DNA contains the following:
- a CDS encoding response regulator, translating to MNPNKEPPIEVLIVEDDLRIAEIHRRFTEKHDGFRIVATASTGEEAKDWLSVVKPNLVLLDVYLPDMLGIDLVRFIRNENLDTDIIMITAASETDVVKHAMHGGVFDFIMKPLTYERFKNSLDRYREARAHLRGSSRLTSEQIERLWQGTVATGAALRESSEAMPKGIDPLTLEKVMESIRLSGPEGVTAESVSGNTGLSRSTSRRYLEYLVSQKKLTAQLNYGTIGRPERRYVAKP from the coding sequence ATGAATCCGAATAAAGAACCGCCTATTGAGGTGCTAATCGTCGAGGACGATCTACGGATCGCGGAAATTCATCGCCGATTTACGGAGAAGCACGACGGATTCCGGATCGTGGCGACGGCGTCGACCGGGGAGGAGGCTAAAGATTGGTTAAGCGTCGTCAAGCCGAACCTGGTTTTATTGGACGTTTATCTGCCCGATATGCTGGGAATCGATCTCGTGCGGTTTATCCGCAACGAAAACCTCGATACGGATATTATTATGATCACCGCCGCGTCGGAGACGGATGTCGTGAAGCATGCGATGCACGGCGGCGTATTCGATTTTATCATGAAGCCGCTTACCTATGAACGCTTCAAGAACAGTCTGGACCGGTACCGCGAGGCGCGGGCGCATCTGCGGGGAAGCTCCCGGCTGACCTCGGAACAAATCGAACGGCTGTGGCAGGGAACGGTGGCGACGGGCGCAGCGCTTCGGGAATCGAGCGAAGCGATGCCCAAAGGAATCGACCCGCTGACGCTGGAGAAGGTGATGGAAAGCATTCGTCTTTCCGGACCGGAGGGCGTTACGGCGGAATCGGTGAGCGGCAATACCGGGCTTAGCCGTTCCACCTCGCGCAGATATTTGGAATACCTCGTCTCGCAGAAAAAGCTTACCGCGCAGCTGAACTACGGCACGATCGGAAGGCCGGAACGAAGGTACGTCGCAAAGCCGTGA
- a CDS encoding ATP-binding protein, which translates to MKKKYGWTLQRRIAWFTVFLVLLIIVQIGILTYYSVSRTVEKEIGSRALHIASQVAASPEVVQGFKEEDPSATIQPFVERIRILTDAEFIVVGDAEGIRYSHPIPSRIGKEMVGGDNDRALLLGESYTSKAKGSLGLSLRGKVPVRDEAGNVIGIVSVGFLLEDIRQMTIDYGKKIAWVAGAGLFVGIAGAMLLARSIKRTMFGLEPEEISSLYQIRDTVIQSIREGIMVVNKDGNIELLNETARNILSVPKGKNIIGQPVIEYVPNGQLLEVLRTGERQLDQESDLGGKTIIANRIPVKSGGEVIGVVSSFRLKSEIDQLTEELSQVQRYSEALRAQTHEYNNFLYTVSGLIQLGAYDEALELIHKESSDTQDWIQVITDRIRDPAVGGILLGFMNRSRELKVDLTLDRESSLKKLPARIRSESVVSILGNLVTNAFEAVGRNDEADRKVRIFLLDLGDDLLLEVEDSGPGIADEDMPYLFELGFTTKEAKHGKRGFGLTRVAELTKQLGGTVSVEEGEWGGARFVVAIPKEGRQGNESE; encoded by the coding sequence GCAACGAAGAATCGCATGGTTTACCGTGTTCCTTGTTTTACTGATTATCGTTCAAATCGGCATCCTTACCTACTATTCCGTGTCGCGCACCGTCGAGAAAGAAATCGGCAGTCGCGCGCTTCACATTGCTTCGCAGGTTGCGGCATCTCCGGAAGTTGTTCAAGGCTTTAAAGAAGAAGATCCGTCTGCGACGATTCAACCGTTCGTCGAACGCATTCGCATTCTTACGGACGCCGAATTTATCGTCGTCGGCGATGCCGAGGGCATCCGTTATTCTCATCCGATCCCGTCTCGCATCGGGAAGGAGATGGTCGGCGGCGACAACGATCGCGCGCTGCTGCTTGGGGAATCCTATACGTCGAAGGCCAAAGGATCGCTCGGCTTATCGCTTCGAGGGAAAGTCCCCGTTCGCGACGAGGCCGGGAACGTTATCGGCATCGTATCGGTCGGATTTCTGTTAGAGGATATTCGCCAAATGACGATCGACTACGGGAAGAAAATCGCTTGGGTCGCGGGGGCGGGGTTGTTCGTCGGCATCGCGGGCGCCATGCTGCTGGCGAGAAGTATTAAGCGAACGATGTTCGGACTCGAGCCGGAAGAAATTTCGTCGCTGTATCAAATTCGGGATACCGTCATCCAATCGATCCGCGAAGGCATCATGGTCGTGAATAAAGACGGGAACATCGAACTGCTCAATGAGACGGCTCGAAACATCTTGTCGGTGCCGAAGGGGAAAAATATTATCGGGCAACCCGTGATCGAATACGTGCCGAACGGCCAATTGCTCGAAGTGCTGCGCACCGGAGAGCGCCAGCTGGACCAAGAGAGCGACTTAGGCGGGAAAACGATCATCGCCAACCGGATTCCCGTGAAATCCGGAGGAGAGGTGATCGGCGTCGTATCCAGCTTCCGCTTAAAATCGGAGATCGATCAGCTGACCGAAGAATTGTCCCAAGTCCAACGTTATTCGGAAGCGCTTCGGGCTCAAACCCATGAGTATAATAACTTTTTATACACCGTCTCGGGTCTCATTCAGTTAGGGGCTTATGACGAAGCGTTGGAATTGATCCATAAAGAATCGAGCGATACGCAGGACTGGATCCAGGTAATTACGGACCGGATTCGCGACCCGGCGGTAGGCGGCATCCTGCTCGGATTTATGAACCGCTCCAGGGAGTTGAAGGTCGATTTGACGTTGGATCGGGAGAGCTCGCTGAAGAAGCTGCCGGCTCGGATCCGAAGCGAGTCCGTCGTTTCGATTCTCGGCAATTTGGTTACGAACGCGTTCGAGGCGGTCGGGAGGAACGACGAAGCCGACCGTAAGGTACGAATTTTCTTGCTCGATCTCGGCGACGATCTTCTGCTTGAGGTCGAAGATTCCGGTCCGGGAATCGCTGATGAAGATATGCCGTACCTATTCGAGCTCGGGTTTACGACGAAGGAAGCGAAACACGGAAAACGCGGCTTCGGCTTAACGAGAGTCGCGGAGCTTACAAAGCAGTTAGGAGGCACCGTCTCCGTAGAGGAAGGCGAATGGGGCGGCGCTCGCTTTGTCGTAGCGATACCGAAGGAAGGACGGCAGGGGAATGAATCCGAATAA